Proteins co-encoded in one Streptomyces roseochromogenus subsp. oscitans DS 12.976 genomic window:
- the proC gene encoding pyrroline-5-carboxylate reductase yields MSQKVAVLGTGKIGEALLSGMIRAGWAPADLLVTARRPERAEELRTRYGVTPVSNTEAAKTADTLILTVKPQDMGTLLDELAPHVPADRLIISGAAGIPTSFFEERLPAGTPVVRVMTNTPALVDEAMSVISAGSHATEQHLAHAEEIFGAVGKTLRVPETQQDACTALSGSGPAYFFYLVEAMTDAGILLGLPRDKAHDLIVQSAIGAAVMLRDSGEHPVKLRENVTSPAGTTINAIRELENHGVRAALIAALEAARDRSRELASGNKD; encoded by the coding sequence ATGAGCCAGAAAGTCGCAGTCCTCGGCACCGGCAAGATCGGCGAAGCCCTGCTCAGCGGAATGATCCGGGCCGGCTGGGCCCCCGCCGACCTCCTGGTCACCGCCCGCCGCCCCGAACGCGCCGAAGAACTCCGCACCCGCTACGGAGTCACCCCGGTCAGCAACACCGAGGCAGCCAAGACCGCCGACACCCTCATCCTCACGGTCAAGCCGCAGGACATGGGCACCCTCCTGGACGAGCTGGCCCCGCATGTCCCCGCCGACCGCCTGATCATCAGTGGCGCCGCCGGAATCCCCACCTCCTTCTTCGAGGAGCGCCTGCCCGCAGGCACCCCGGTCGTCCGTGTCATGACCAACACCCCGGCCCTCGTCGACGAGGCCATGTCGGTCATCTCCGCCGGCAGCCACGCCACCGAGCAGCACCTCGCACACGCCGAGGAGATCTTCGGTGCCGTGGGCAAGACGCTCCGCGTCCCCGAGACCCAGCAGGACGCCTGCACCGCCTTGTCAGGCTCCGGTCCTGCGTACTTCTTCTATCTGGTCGAGGCCATGACCGATGCCGGCATCCTGCTCGGCCTGCCCCGCGACAAGGCCCACGACCTCATCGTCCAGTCCGCCATCGGCGCCGCCGTGATGCTCCGCGACAGCGGCGAACACCCCGTCAAACTCCGCGAGAACGTCACCTCCCCGGCCGGCACGACCATCAACGCCATCCGCGAACTGGAGAACCACGGCGTACGAGCCGCCCTCATCGCCGCCCTCGAAGCCGCCCGCGACCGCAGCCGCGAACTCGCCTCCGGCAACAAGGACTGA
- a CDS encoding ABC transporter permease translates to MSTTAPAAPTGALNASRTTATAARVLRQLRHDPRTIALMIVVPCLMLILLRYVFDGSPRTFDNIGASLLGIFPLITMFLVTSIATLRERTSGTLERLLAMPLGKADLIAGYALAFGTLAIVQSALATGLALWALGLDVTGSPWLLLLVALLDALLGTALGLFVSAFAASEFQAVQFMPAVIFPQLLLCGLFTPRSDMHPALTAISDVLPMSYAVDGMNEVLRHTDMTATFVRDVLIVACCALLVLGLGAATLRRRTA, encoded by the coding sequence ATGAGTACGACCGCCCCGGCCGCCCCCACCGGCGCGCTCAACGCCTCCCGCACCACCGCCACCGCGGCCCGGGTCCTGCGCCAACTCCGCCACGACCCGCGCACCATCGCGCTGATGATCGTCGTCCCGTGCCTGATGCTGATCCTGCTGCGCTACGTCTTCGACGGCAGCCCGCGCACCTTCGACAACATCGGCGCATCCCTGCTCGGCATCTTCCCGCTGATCACGATGTTCCTCGTCACCTCCATCGCCACCCTGCGCGAACGCACCTCCGGCACCCTCGAACGCCTCCTCGCCATGCCCCTCGGCAAGGCCGACCTCATCGCCGGCTACGCCCTCGCCTTCGGCACCCTCGCCATCGTCCAGTCCGCCCTCGCCACCGGACTCGCGCTGTGGGCGCTCGGCCTCGACGTCACCGGCTCCCCCTGGCTGCTCCTCCTCGTCGCCCTCCTCGACGCCCTGCTCGGTACGGCCCTCGGTCTCTTCGTCTCGGCCTTCGCGGCCTCGGAATTCCAGGCGGTCCAGTTCATGCCCGCGGTGATCTTTCCCCAGCTCCTCCTCTGCGGCCTGTTCACTCCCCGGTCCGACATGCACCCCGCTCTGACGGCCATCTCCGACGTCCTGCCGATGTCGTACGCCGTCGACGGCATGAACGAGGTCCTGCGCCACACCGACATGACAGCGACGTTCGTGCGAGACGTCCTGATCGTCGCGTGCTGCGCCCTGCTGGTACTGGGCCTGGGAGCGGCGACGCTACGACGGCGCACGGCCTAG
- a CDS encoding ABC transporter ATP-binding protein, producing MMNYPSNPPTDPLTPSTAATTAIQADDLTVVRGPRTVLHHLRFTVPRGQITGLLGPSGCGKSTLMRAIVGTQAKVTGTLNVLGHPAGHATLRSRIGYVTQAPSVYDDLTVRQNLDYFAAILDPGRAAAERRHEHVSRAIADVDLTSHADALAGNLSGGQRSRVSLAVALLGTPELLVLDEPTVGLDPVLRRDLWTLFHDLAATRGATLLVSSHVMDEAERCHRLLLMREGEILADDTPDALRTRTGTDTVEAAFLRLVDEAATAHRTQETTR from the coding sequence GTGATGAATTACCCGTCGAACCCACCGACCGACCCGCTCACCCCCTCCACCGCGGCCACCACCGCCATCCAGGCCGACGACCTCACCGTCGTCCGCGGCCCCCGCACCGTCCTGCACCACCTCCGCTTCACCGTCCCCCGCGGCCAGATCACCGGCCTGCTCGGCCCCTCCGGCTGCGGCAAGTCCACCCTCATGCGCGCCATCGTCGGCACCCAGGCCAAGGTCACCGGCACCCTGAACGTCCTCGGCCACCCCGCCGGCCACGCCACCCTGCGCAGCCGCATCGGCTACGTCACCCAGGCCCCCTCCGTCTACGACGACCTGACCGTCCGCCAGAACCTCGACTACTTCGCCGCGATCCTCGACCCGGGCCGCGCCGCCGCAGAGCGCCGCCACGAACACGTCAGCCGAGCCATCGCCGACGTCGACCTCACCAGCCACGCCGACGCCCTCGCCGGCAACCTCTCCGGCGGCCAGCGCAGCCGGGTCTCCCTCGCCGTCGCCCTCCTCGGAACCCCGGAACTCCTCGTCCTGGACGAACCCACCGTCGGCCTCGACCCCGTCCTGCGCCGCGACCTGTGGACCCTCTTCCACGACCTCGCCGCCACCCGCGGCGCCACCCTCCTCGTCTCCTCCCACGTCATGGACGAGGCCGAACGCTGCCACCGCCTCCTCCTCATGCGCGAGGGCGAGATCCTCGCCGACGACACCCCCGACGCCCTGCGCACCCGCACCGGCACCGACACCGTCGAGGCCGCGTTCCTCCGCCTCGTCGACGAAGCCGCCACCGCACACCGCACCCAGGAGACGACCCGATGA
- a CDS encoding serine/threonine-protein kinase, whose product MTPRRNTGAGAEAELPEYAGHYRLDARLGSGGMGVVHLARSTSGMKLAVKVVHAEFARDPEFRGRFRQEVAAARKVSGAFTAPVVDADPDAERPWMATLFIPGPTLSDEVKRNGSMAPAQLRRLMAGLAEALRDIHRVGVVHRDLKPSNVLLAEDGPKVIDFGISRPKDSELRTETGKLIGTPPFMAPEQFRRPREVGPAADIFALGSVMVHAATGRGPFDSDSPYVVAYQVVHDEPDLTGVPEDLAPLVLRCLAKEPDDRPTPDELMRELRSVAASYDTQAFIPVPA is encoded by the coding sequence ATGACGCCACGCAGGAACACGGGAGCGGGCGCGGAAGCGGAACTTCCCGAGTACGCCGGTCACTATCGCTTGGACGCACGCCTGGGCTCGGGCGGCATGGGTGTCGTCCATCTGGCCCGGAGTACCTCGGGGATGAAGCTCGCGGTCAAGGTCGTACATGCCGAGTTCGCCAGAGACCCCGAGTTCAGGGGGCGTTTCCGGCAGGAGGTGGCTGCCGCCCGCAAGGTCAGCGGGGCATTCACCGCGCCCGTCGTCGACGCCGATCCGGATGCCGAACGGCCCTGGATGGCCACACTGTTCATCCCCGGCCCGACCCTCTCCGACGAGGTGAAGCGGAACGGGTCCATGGCTCCGGCGCAGCTGCGCCGGCTGATGGCGGGGCTCGCCGAGGCGCTGCGCGACATCCACCGGGTCGGGGTCGTGCACCGGGATCTGAAGCCGAGCAATGTGCTGCTCGCCGAGGACGGGCCGAAAGTCATCGACTTCGGCATCTCCCGGCCGAAGGACAGCGAACTGCGCACCGAGACGGGCAAGTTGATCGGCACTCCGCCGTTCATGGCGCCGGAGCAGTTCCGGCGGCCGCGCGAAGTGGGGCCCGCCGCCGACATCTTCGCGCTCGGGTCGGTGATGGTGCACGCGGCGACCGGGCGCGGGCCGTTCGACTCCGACAGCCCGTACGTCGTCGCGTACCAGGTGGTGCATGACGAGCCGGACCTCACCGGTGTGCCGGAGGATCTCGCGCCGCTGGTACTGCGGTGCCTGGCCAAGGAGCCGGACGACCGGCCGACCCCCGATGAACTCATGCGGGAACTGCGCTCGGTGGCGGCCTCCTACGACACGCAGGCGTTCATACCGGTCCCAGC
- the trpS gene encoding tryptophan--tRNA ligase: MTRVFSGIQPTGHLTLGNYLGALRRWVETDQHQADALFCVVDLHALTVDQDPARLRRLSRQTATLMLAAGLDPEVCTVFLQSHVDEHTRLSYLLECVASDGEMRRMIQYKEKVARQQERGASVRLSLLTYPVLMAADILAYGAGEVPVGDDQVQHVELARDLAVRFNQRYGHTFVVPRATRPGVAARVMNLQNPTAKMGKSDDSGLGVVYLLDEPDDVRKKVMRAVTDSGRDVEYDREGRPGVANLLEILAACTGGNPESLAGVYQSYGALKKDTADAVVEVLRPVQARHRELCADPAFVEGVLRDGAEKARAMARPTVDAAYRAIGLLPPVFDTALSAATR, translated from the coding sequence ATGACGCGGGTCTTCAGCGGGATCCAGCCGACCGGGCACCTGACGTTGGGCAACTACCTGGGAGCCCTGCGGCGCTGGGTGGAGACGGACCAGCACCAGGCTGACGCGCTGTTCTGCGTCGTGGATCTGCACGCGCTGACCGTGGACCAGGATCCGGCGCGATTGCGCAGGCTCAGTCGGCAGACGGCGACGTTGATGCTGGCGGCCGGGCTCGACCCCGAGGTGTGCACCGTGTTTCTGCAGAGCCATGTCGACGAGCACACGCGGCTGTCGTACCTGCTGGAGTGTGTGGCGTCCGACGGTGAGATGCGACGGATGATCCAGTACAAGGAGAAGGTCGCGCGGCAGCAGGAGCGCGGCGCGAGCGTGCGGCTGTCGTTGCTGACGTATCCGGTGCTGATGGCGGCGGACATCCTGGCGTACGGCGCGGGCGAGGTGCCGGTCGGGGACGACCAGGTGCAGCATGTCGAGCTGGCACGGGATCTGGCGGTGCGGTTCAACCAGCGGTACGGGCACACGTTCGTGGTGCCGAGGGCGACGCGGCCGGGGGTGGCGGCGCGGGTGATGAATCTGCAGAACCCGACGGCGAAGATGGGGAAGTCGGACGACTCGGGTCTGGGGGTCGTCTATCTGCTCGACGAGCCGGACGACGTGCGGAAGAAGGTCATGCGTGCCGTCACCGACAGCGGGCGGGACGTGGAGTACGACCGGGAGGGGCGGCCGGGGGTCGCGAATCTGCTGGAGATTCTCGCTGCGTGCACGGGCGGGAACCCTGAGTCACTGGCGGGCGTTTACCAGTCGTACGGCGCTTTGAAGAAGGACACCGCGGACGCCGTGGTGGAGGTCCTCAGGCCCGTGCAGGCCAGGCACAGGGAGCTGTGCGCGGATCCTGCCTTTGTGGAGGGGGTGCTGCGGGATGGTGCGGAGAAGGCGAGGGCGATGGCCCGGCCGACCGTTGATGCGGCGTATCGGGCGATCGGGCTGTTGCCGCCGGTGTTCGATACCGCGTTGAGTGCGGCCACCCGTTAG
- a CDS encoding class I SAM-dependent methyltransferase — MTTTPPTPPTSSHAARAHSFNSAVAQYAANRPSYPPALFDTVEELAGRSLSGARVVDVGAGTGIATALLYDRGADVLAVEPGEGMAAEFRRGLPQLPIVRGNGNALPVADAYADFVTYAQAWHWTDTARSVPEALRVLRPGGALAVWWNTEALDVDWIAEAADRTGRFLGVDVAAKKRKAGERTDLADPSGRLDFVRRDVRWSRRVPVDTHLANIGSHSAFLVASQERRTAFLEEERAHLLKAFPDGVVEEAYDVLLLVATKP; from the coding sequence ATGACCACGACACCACCGACCCCGCCCACTTCCTCGCACGCGGCCCGCGCGCACTCCTTCAACTCCGCCGTCGCTCAGTACGCGGCCAACCGCCCCTCCTATCCGCCCGCTCTCTTCGACACCGTCGAGGAGCTGGCCGGCCGGTCCCTGTCCGGTGCCCGGGTCGTGGACGTCGGTGCCGGTACGGGCATAGCGACCGCCCTCCTGTACGACCGCGGCGCCGATGTCCTCGCCGTCGAACCCGGGGAGGGCATGGCCGCCGAGTTCCGCCGCGGGCTGCCGCAGCTCCCGATCGTCCGCGGCAACGGCAACGCCCTCCCCGTCGCCGACGCGTACGCCGACTTCGTCACCTACGCCCAGGCCTGGCACTGGACCGACACCGCCCGCTCGGTGCCGGAGGCGCTGCGGGTGCTGCGGCCGGGCGGTGCGCTGGCGGTGTGGTGGAACACCGAGGCGCTCGACGTCGACTGGATCGCGGAGGCCGCCGACCGTACGGGCCGCTTCCTCGGCGTGGACGTCGCCGCGAAGAAGCGCAAGGCCGGCGAACGCACCGATCTGGCCGACCCCAGCGGGCGCCTGGATTTCGTCCGCCGCGACGTCCGCTGGAGCCGTCGCGTCCCGGTCGACACCCATCTCGCCAACATCGGCAGCCACTCGGCCTTCCTCGTCGCGTCGCAGGAGCGCAGGACCGCCTTCCTGGAAGAGGAGCGCGCCCATCTGCTCAAAGCCTTCCCCGACGGCGTCGTCGAGGAGGCCTACGACGTGCTTCTCCTCGTCGCCACCAAGCCCTGA
- a CDS encoding SH3 domain-containing protein — protein sequence MSVDRVEEAETGTGPAATTAAADVRTYAVAPGVRLNVRNGPGTSYAIVRVLPEGTRVPIFCQTPGTNVSGPYGTSNIWDNIDNGQYVSDAYVQTGSDGYVASRCA from the coding sequence ATGTCTGTTGACCGTGTCGAAGAGGCCGAGACCGGCACCGGGCCCGCGGCCACGACGGCCGCAGCGGACGTGCGTACGTACGCGGTCGCTCCGGGCGTCCGGCTGAACGTCCGCAACGGCCCCGGCACCAGCTACGCCATCGTGCGCGTCCTGCCCGAGGGGACCCGCGTCCCGATCTTCTGCCAGACGCCGGGTACGAACGTCTCCGGCCCCTACGGCACCTCCAACATCTGGGACAACATCGACAACGGCCAGTACGTCTCCGACGCCTATGTCCAGACCGGCAGCGACGGCTACGTCGCCTCGCGCTGCGCCTGA